In one window of Paracoccus saliphilus DNA:
- the argS gene encoding arginine--tRNA ligase, producing the protein MNLFTDLRGVVVAALEQMAQAGELPAGLDYANVAVEPPRDPAHGDMATNAAMVLAKPAGMKPRDIAEKLAARLTDPRISSTEVAGPGFLNLRLAPDVWQEMLRNAIRGGQDFGRSLVGQGAKVNVEFVSANPTGPMHVGHVRGAVFGDTLANLLDFSGHDVTREYYVNDGGSQVDVLARSAYERYREANGLEPEISEGLYPGDYLIPVGETLKAKYGDSLLDRPESEWLAEIRDFATDAMMEMIRADLAALGVRMDVYSSEKALYGTGRIEAAIDRLKSAGLIYRGTLEPPKGKLPEDWEAREQTLFRSTAHGDDVDRPIQKSDGAWTYFAPDIAYHWDKIDRGFDQLIDVFGADHGGYVKRMNAAVKALSNGRVPLDIKLIQLVKLFKNGEPFKMSKRAGTFVTLRDVVEEAGADVTRFIMLTRKNDAALDFDFAKVLEQSKDNPVWYVQYASARVHSVLRRAREAGIDVSDEALLAADLSRISHPAELDLAKKVAEWPRIVEHAARAHEPHRVAFFLYELASDLHSLWNRGNDDTSLRFIQDGDFDTSQAKIALVRAVGVVISCGFAILGVTPAEEMR; encoded by the coding sequence ATGAACCTTTTCACCGATCTTCGCGGCGTGGTCGTCGCGGCGCTGGAGCAGATGGCACAGGCGGGGGAATTGCCCGCTGGCCTGGATTACGCGAATGTGGCCGTCGAGCCTCCACGCGATCCGGCGCATGGCGATATGGCGACCAATGCCGCCATGGTGCTGGCCAAGCCGGCCGGGATGAAGCCGCGCGACATTGCCGAGAAACTTGCCGCGAGGCTGACCGATCCGCGCATTTCGAGCACCGAGGTGGCGGGACCGGGCTTTCTGAACCTGCGTCTTGCCCCGGATGTCTGGCAGGAGATGCTGCGCAATGCGATCCGTGGCGGACAGGATTTCGGGCGCTCGCTGGTCGGGCAGGGCGCCAAGGTCAATGTCGAATTCGTCAGCGCCAATCCCACCGGGCCGATGCATGTCGGCCATGTCCGGGGGGCGGTGTTCGGTGATACACTGGCCAATCTGCTGGATTTCTCGGGCCATGACGTGACCCGCGAATATTACGTCAATGATGGCGGCTCGCAGGTCGATGTGCTGGCGCGGTCGGCCTATGAGCGTTACCGCGAGGCCAACGGGCTGGAGCCCGAGATCAGCGAGGGGCTTTATCCCGGCGATTACCTGATCCCGGTCGGAGAGACGCTCAAGGCGAAATATGGCGACAGCCTGCTCGACAGGCCGGAATCGGAATGGTTGGCAGAGATCCGCGATTTCGCCACCGACGCGATGATGGAGATGATCCGTGCGGATCTGGCGGCGCTCGGCGTGCGGATGGATGTCTATTCCAGCGAGAAGGCGCTTTACGGCACCGGCAGGATAGAGGCGGCGATCGACCGGCTGAAGAGTGCCGGGCTGATCTATCGCGGTACGCTGGAGCCGCCCAAGGGCAAGTTGCCCGAGGATTGGGAGGCACGTGAGCAGACGCTGTTCCGCTCGACGGCGCATGGCGACGATGTGGACCGGCCGATCCAGAAATCGGATGGGGCTTGGACCTATTTCGCCCCAGATATCGCCTATCACTGGGACAAGATCGATCGCGGTTTCGACCAGTTGATCGATGTGTTCGGCGCCGATCACGGCGGCTATGTGAAGCGGATGAACGCGGCGGTGAAGGCATTGTCCAACGGTCGCGTGCCGCTGGACATCAAGCTGATCCAGCTGGTCAAACTGTTCAAGAACGGCGAGCCGTTCAAGATGTCCAAGCGCGCCGGAACTTTCGTCACCCTGCGTGACGTGGTCGAAGAGGCGGGGGCCGATGTGACCCGCTTCATCATGTTGACGCGCAAGAACGACGCAGCCTTGGATTTCGATTTTGCCAAGGTGCTGGAGCAGTCCAAGGACAATCCCGTCTGGTATGTGCAATATGCCAGCGCGCGGGTTCATTCGGTGCTTCGGCGGGCGCGGGAAGCGGGGATCGATGTCTCTGACGAGGCGCTGCTGGCTGCCGATCTTTCGCGTATATCGCATCCCGCCGAGCTTGACTTGGCCAAAAAAGTTGCCGAATGGCCACGCATTGTAGAGCATGCCGCCCGCGCGCATGAGCCGCATCGCGTCGCATTTTTCCTTTACGAACTCGCCTCGGACCTGCATTCGCTGTGGAATCGCGGCAATGACGATACCAGCCTGCGCTTTATACAGGATGGCGATTTCGACACATCGCAGGCAAAAATCGCTCTTGTCCGGGCTGTTGGCGTTGTCATTTCATGCGGGTTCGCTATCTTGGGTGTCACTCCGGCAGAGGAAATGCGCTGA
- a CDS encoding SPOR domain-containing protein gives MAVMDFREGGYVFSRHKVRREFSYDQGGWDDESAHPDDVRFAADPEGAESLTTRLARLTHYLGALASVALMIGLMVWGWQLVSRDVSGVPVIHALQGEARTTPEDPGGELTSYTGYAVNDVAEGADPAPIDQVAIAPAVAGLTDDDVAMGEFGLTAREPSQQSDVPLSFAGEPVAPLSDSERQAQTEAEAAAAAEHAAAESAVASAEIVDAPASEGPVNEVVTDENGVPAQAAAITAALAEAQKVTDSGALASSTRPARRPRTASVAAPTPAASESAASEPVAATAAAEAPAARPADAASAAQEATPEPVKVASSGGPVVQIGAFDSNAVAESEWNRLSGKFGSLFSGKGQLIQQHKSNGRTFWRLRVAGFDSGSDAQSFCAAMKAGGTDCIALASQ, from the coding sequence ATGGCAGTGATGGACTTCCGCGAAGGCGGATATGTTTTCTCGCGGCACAAGGTGCGGCGCGAATTCTCGTATGATCAAGGCGGTTGGGACGATGAGTCTGCCCATCCGGACGATGTTCGGTTTGCGGCGGATCCCGAGGGGGCCGAAAGTCTCACGACACGTCTCGCAAGGCTGACCCATTATCTGGGGGCGCTGGCTTCGGTCGCCCTGATGATTGGGCTGATGGTCTGGGGGTGGCAACTGGTATCTCGCGATGTCTCGGGTGTGCCGGTCATTCATGCGCTTCAGGGCGAGGCCCGCACCACGCCCGAGGATCCGGGCGGGGAGCTGACTAGCTATACCGGTTACGCGGTGAACGATGTCGCCGAGGGTGCCGATCCAGCCCCGATCGACCAGGTGGCAATTGCCCCCGCCGTCGCCGGATTGACCGACGATGACGTGGCGATGGGCGAGTTCGGCTTGACCGCCCGCGAGCCGTCACAGCAATCCGACGTTCCGCTCAGCTTCGCTGGCGAGCCGGTCGCGCCGCTTTCCGATAGCGAGAGGCAGGCGCAGACCGAGGCGGAAGCCGCGGCCGCGGCCGAGCACGCCGCCGCTGAAAGCGCAGTCGCGAGTGCCGAAATCGTCGATGCACCGGCCAGCGAAGGCCCGGTCAACGAGGTCGTGACGGATGAGAACGGTGTGCCCGCGCAGGCTGCCGCAATCACCGCTGCGCTGGCAGAGGCACAGAAGGTCACCGATTCCGGCGCCTTGGCAAGTTCGACCCGACCCGCGCGTCGGCCACGTACGGCATCCGTCGCGGCCCCGACGCCGGCGGCCAGTGAGAGCGCCGCAAGCGAACCTGTTGCGGCCACCGCTGCCGCCGAGGCGCCCGCCGCGCGTCCCGCCGATGCCGCTTCGGCGGCTCAGGAGGCTACACCGGAACCGGTGAAGGTCGCCTCTTCGGGCGGCCCCGTGGTTCAGATCGGCGCGTTCGACAGCAATGCCGTCGCGGAAAGCGAATGGAACCGCCTTTCGGGGAAATTTGGTTCTCTCTTTTCTGGCAAGGGTCAGTTGATCCAGCAGCACAAGTCGAATGGCCGGACCTTCTGGCGGCTGCGGGTGGCGGGCTTTGACAGCGGTTCGGACGCCCAGAGCTTCTGTGCCGCGATGAAGGCCGGCGGTACCGACTGTATCGCCCTCGCTTCCCAGTGA
- a CDS encoding glycoside hydrolase family 3 N-terminal domain-containing protein — MNCSATILGGIAGTRLAPAERDFFRSADPWGFILFARNVENPEQLRRLTGDLRDAVGRDAIVTVDQEGGRVQRLRAPHWREWPAPLDQAEAGARAMWLRYRLIGAELRDAGIDSDCAPTLDVAQADTHPFLRNRCFGTDPARVAELGRAAADGLLAAGVLPIMKHMPGHGRAVADSHHDLPMVSVGEDELDALDFAPFRALNDLPMGMTGHIRFAALDDAPATSSARMVAIIRNKIAFDGLLVTDDIGMNALSGTEPERAAASIAAGCDLVLHCNGDIGTMEPVVAAAGSMSPDAQRRADAALAMRRPPEPADLDALMAEYRAMLPDSGAA; from the coding sequence GTGAATTGCAGCGCCACGATCCTCGGCGGAATCGCCGGGACCCGCCTTGCCCCGGCCGAGCGTGATTTCTTTCGTTCGGCCGATCCATGGGGCTTTATCCTTTTCGCCCGCAATGTCGAAAACCCCGAGCAGCTTCGCCGCCTGACAGGCGATCTGCGCGATGCGGTGGGCCGTGACGCCATCGTGACCGTCGATCAGGAAGGCGGGCGGGTGCAACGTCTGCGTGCCCCGCATTGGCGCGAATGGCCCGCTCCGCTGGATCAGGCCGAGGCGGGCGCAAGGGCGATGTGGCTCCGCTATCGGTTGATCGGGGCCGAACTGCGCGACGCGGGGATCGATTCCGATTGCGCGCCGACGCTGGACGTGGCACAGGCCGACACGCATCCATTCCTGCGCAACCGCTGTTTCGGCACCGATCCTGCCCGGGTCGCCGAACTGGGGCGGGCCGCAGCCGATGGATTGCTGGCGGCAGGGGTTCTGCCGATCATGAAACACATGCCTGGCCATGGCCGGGCCGTGGCCGACAGCCATCATGACCTGCCGATGGTATCCGTTGGCGAGGATGAGCTCGACGCGCTGGATTTCGCCCCGTTCCGGGCGCTAAACGATTTGCCGATGGGCATGACCGGGCATATCCGCTTTGCCGCCCTGGATGACGCCCCGGCGACCTCCTCGGCCCGCATGGTTGCCATCATCCGCAACAAGATCGCGTTCGATGGGTTGCTGGTGACGGATGATATCGGCATGAACGCCCTATCGGGAACCGAGCCGGAGCGCGCCGCCGCCTCGATCGCGGCAGGCTGCGACCTGGTGCTGCATTGCAATGGTGATATCGGCACGATGGAGCCCGTTGTCGCGGCCGCCGGAAGCATGTCCCCTGACGCGCAGCGCCGTGCCGATGCCGCGCTGGCCATGCGCCGCCCGCCCGAGCCCGCCGATCTGGATGCGCTGATGGCCGAGTATCGCGCGATGCTGCCCGATAGTGGCGCCGCTTGA
- a CDS encoding segregation and condensation protein A: MAKPVKNVPYLKPVPDGPLVASFDAETVAERRAEEALIVDVDGYEGPLDLLLTLARTQKVDLMKISVLHLAEQYLTFVEQARALRIELAADYLVMAAWLAFLKSRLLLPPDPEAEGPSAEDMAAHLAFQLERLDAMRQSAARLMGRDRLGISRFQRGAPETVTRKRRTEWQAGLIDLMRAYARLKTRDEFRPYAFDRQDVFTMEQALERIRRMIGFAGDWTDLSDFLPDGWEGQGARRRSATAATFAASLELAREGKLEIRQDDPFSTITIRRRPT, from the coding sequence ATGGCCAAGCCTGTCAAAAACGTGCCCTATCTGAAGCCCGTACCGGACGGGCCGCTCGTGGCTTCCTTCGATGCCGAAACTGTTGCCGAACGCCGCGCCGAAGAGGCACTGATCGTCGATGTCGATGGCTACGAGGGGCCGCTTGACCTGCTGCTGACGCTGGCCCGGACGCAGAAGGTCGATCTGATGAAAATCTCGGTCCTGCATCTGGCCGAGCAATACCTGACCTTTGTCGAGCAAGCTCGCGCCCTGCGGATCGAACTGGCCGCCGATTACCTGGTCATGGCGGCTTGGCTCGCCTTCCTGAAATCGCGCCTGCTGCTGCCGCCCGATCCCGAGGCAGAGGGGCCGAGTGCCGAGGACATGGCCGCGCATCTGGCCTTTCAGCTGGAACGGCTGGACGCGATGCGGCAATCGGCGGCCCGGCTGATGGGGCGCGACCGGTTGGGCATCAGCCGCTTTCAGCGTGGCGCACCCGAAACGGTGACCCGCAAGCGGCGGACCGAATGGCAGGCCGGGCTGATCGACCTGATGCGCGCCTATGCGCGGCTCAAGACGCGCGACGAGTTCCGCCCCTATGCTTTCGACCGGCAGGACGTCTTTACCATGGAACAGGCCTTGGAACGCATCCGCCGGATGATCGGCTTTGCGGGGGATTGGACCGATCTGTCGGATTTCCTACCCGATGGCTGGGAGGGACAGGGCGCACGCCGCCGCTCGGCCACTGCCGCGACCTTCGCCGCCTCACTGGAGCTTGCCAGGGAGGGCAAGCTGGAGATACGGCAGGACGATCCGTTTTCCACCATCACCATTCGACGCAGGCCGACGTGA